The window CGACGCCGTGAGCCGCAACGCCGCCGCTTCGGCGTTCACCAGCCCCCAGCCGGTGGCGTTGTTGGGCGTCTGCGCGCCCACAGGCGTTGCCGTCGCGGTCAGCAAGGCTTCCAGGTCGTCGGGCATCAGCGTGGGGTCCGCCTGAAGCAGCAGCGCCGCCACGCCCGCCACATGGGGCGCCGCCATGCTCGTGCCGTCCAGCAAGCCATACGCGCCCCCCGGCAGGCTCGAAAGAATGTTCACCCCCGGCGCAGCCACTTCCGGCTTGATTTCGTTCCACGGGCTGGGACCACGCGAGGAGAAAGTCGCCGCCTGCCCCTCTTCATCCACAGCGCCCACCGCCAGCGATTCGGGAAAACTCGCCGGGCTTTGAATGCTCTCCGGCGCGGGACCACTGTTGCCCGCCGAGAAAATGGGCAGAATGCCCGCCGCCCGCAGCGCGGCGACATCGGGCTGAAAGGCGGTATCATCGGCAACGGGCGACCCCCACGAATTGTTGACCACATCCGGCGCGAGCGCGGGATCGCCATTGGGCGCCATCACCCACTCAAACGCGGCATGAATCCATGACTCATAAGTGTAGCCCCCCGCCGTAAAAATCCTGACCGCAATCCACTGCGCGCCCGGTGCTACACCAATCGGCGTGCCGTCTTCGGCAACGCCCACCATCGTGCCCATAGTGTGCGTCCCGTGCCCGTTGCCATCGCACGGGTAGCGGCAAGCGGCATTCGTCACGTCGAACCAGTTGCCCACATGCACCGCCGGCGTGCCGGGGCGATAGCCGCGGTAGCGCGTCATCAGCGCGGGGTGTTGCCAATCCACCCCCGTATCCAGGTTGGCGACCACCACGCCGCCGCCGTCCAGCCCCAGCCCATCGCGCACGCGGTCAACGCCCAACATGCGCAAATTCCAACGCCAGGCGGTGGCGTCCGCCGAGAGCGGAGCGGGGCGGGGCGCAAACGGTTCCAGAAAAAATTGCCGGTCGGGGCGAATGGCAACCACATCGGGGTGGCGGCTCAGCGTGGCAAGGGCGCGCGGCGTCAAACGCGCCGCGGCGACGGGGGCAATCCAGAAGAAGCGCACCGCCTCGGCGTCGCCCGCTTCTTCGGCGTGGGCGAGAGCGCGCTGCAACGCCGCCCCCTCGCGCGCGGTGGCGGCTTGCAAGGCGGTGATGACAGCCGCGCGCTGTTGGGGCGTGCGCGCCGTCGCCGGAAGGTCGGCGAGCAAGCGCCCGGTGGGCGTGCGCCGCCATTCAACCAGCACGGGAAGCATGGCGTCGGGGGATGCGGTGCGCAATTGGCGCAACAACGCGGGGTGAAGACGGCGGGCGTCGGGGGCGAGCGGCGTTGGCGGTTGGGCGTGCGCCAGCGGGAACAACCCCACCAGCCCCGCCAGCACCACCGCCGCGGCAACCATCAACGCGCGAAACGAGAGGGCGCGGTTGCGCCGCGCCCTCCAAAAGCCCTTCTGTTGCCCACCGTTCCCATGCGCCATGCCATGCTCCTAAAAAGGCAAGAAGAAAAAGCCAATCGCCAGAATCACAAACACGGCAAGCAGTTGAATGCCTTCCATCCAGTTGCTTTCGCCGTCCAGCGCCACAAACGCGGCAATAATCGTCGCCGCGCCCAACGCTTCCAATTCAAATGGGTTGAACACCAGGTCCATCGGCTCCGGCGCGATGAAAAGGCTCAGCAGAACCAGCAGCGGCGCGACCAACAACGCAATCTGCATAGACGACCCCAGCGCGATGGACATGCTCAGTTCCATCTTGTTTTGGCGCGCCACTGTCACAGCGACCAGGTGCTCGGCGGCGTTCCCCACAATCGGGATGATGATAATCCCCACAAAAAACTCGGACAATCCCATGGCGGCAACCGCCGGCTCGACCGCCCCCACCAGCACCTCGGACAACCAGGCAATCGCAACGGTTGAAAGCCCCAGCACCACCAGCGCGGTGCGCTTGCTCCATGTCGGTTCGTGGTGGTGCACGGGCGGGGTTTCAATCGCCGGCACTTCCACAGCCTCGCGGCGGAAGGTGAAGAGCACGCTGAGCGCGTACACCACCAGCATCGTGATCGCGACGCCGACGCTCAGCGCCTCGACGGTGTCATGGGTACCGCCGTTGGCGGTGATAGCGCGTGCAAAAAAGGTGGGAATGGCGAGCGCGATAATCGCCAGCGTCATTTGCGTTGCCGCCAGGCCGGCGTTCACACGGTCGAATTTTTGTGTGCCATGTTTGAGCCCTCCCAGCAAAATCGCCAGCCCCATGATGAGCAGCAGGTTGCCGACAATCGAACCCGTAATGGACGCTTTCACCAGCTCAATCAAACCGGCGCGCAGCGCCACAATCGTGATGATGAGCTCCGCGGCATTGCCCAGGGTGGCGTTGAGAAAACCCCCCAGACGGGGACCGACGTGCAACGCCAACTCCTCGGTTGCATCGCCAATCAGCTTGGCAAGCGGCACAATCCCCAGCACCGAGAAGAAGAAAATCACCACTTCGCCGACATGCAACAGCTCAGCCACCAGCGTCAGCGGGACAAACAGCAGCAACCAGTAGAGCGGGTTTTTGACGTAGGCCTTCACGCTTCGGTTTCCTCCTTCGTCCATTTTTGAATCGTGTCGCGGGGAAGAATGACCTGCAACGCGCACGGCGCCACCTCAATCGTCACCGGTGTTGTGCCGTGCACTTCGGCGTCCACCTGCACGGGCAAGGGGGGCGTTGTCTCGATCACCACACGCTGCACCTGCCGGCGCATAATCGGGGGCAAGCCGGCACGCCAGCGGAAGGGCGTTTGCAGCGCCGCCCAGAGCAACGCCGCCCAGTGCCGCCCCTGGAAGAGCGTCACATCGAGCAGCCCATCCATGAGGCGGGCTTTGGGCGCCAGTGGCACGCCGGCGTAAAGCCGGGTGTTGCTCACCGTCGCCATAACAATGCGCGTGCGCATGACGTCCCCATCCAGCGTGATGGTGGCGACATGTCCCTGATACCGCGCCAGGTGGCGCAGCGCCTGCCAGATGTACGCAAACCCTTTGAGGCGTTGTTTCGTGTGAAAGTCCACCAGGCGCACCACTTCGGCGTCAAACCCAATGCCCGCCACCATGATGAAGGCGCGCCCGTTGGCACGCCCCACGTCAATCGCCGCGGTTGCGCCTTCCACAAGCACCTCGGCGGCGTGTTGCAGGTTTTGCGCCAGCATGGGGAGCGAGGTGGCAATGC of the Ardenticatena maritima genome contains:
- the cax gene encoding calcium/proton exchanger, with product MKAYVKNPLYWLLLFVPLTLVAELLHVGEVVIFFFSVLGIVPLAKLIGDATEELALHVGPRLGGFLNATLGNAAELIITIVALRAGLIELVKASITGSIVGNLLLIMGLAILLGGLKHGTQKFDRVNAGLAATQMTLAIIALAIPTFFARAITANGGTHDTVEALSVGVAITMLVVYALSVLFTFRREAVEVPAIETPPVHHHEPTWSKRTALVVLGLSTVAIAWLSEVLVGAVEPAVAAMGLSEFFVGIIIIPIVGNAAEHLVAVTVARQNKMELSMSIALGSSMQIALLVAPLLVLLSLFIAPEPMDLVFNPFELEALGAATIIAAFVALDGESNWMEGIQLLAVFVILAIGFFFLPF
- a CDS encoding diacylglycerol/lipid kinase family protein, coding for MKAVLILNPVAGTAPGQRDALRRAVGYLVEHGWLVSWRETTPERNATDIAREAVAEGVDVLIAAGGDGTINEVIQPIVGTDVRLGILPVGTANVFAMEAGIATSLPMLAQNLQHAAEVLVEGATAAIDVGRANGRAFIMVAGIGFDAEVVRLVDFHTKQRLKGFAYIWQALRHLARYQGHVATITLDGDVMRTRIVMATVSNTRLYAGVPLAPKARLMDGLLDVTLFQGRHWAALLWAALQTPFRWRAGLPPIMRRQVQRVVIETTPPLPVQVDAEVHGTTPVTIEVAPCALQVILPRDTIQKWTKEETEA